The nucleotide sequence TATCCCTCTTTCAGGGAAAAATCAATCCGTCCCGTATCAGAATCCGTCGTCAGATCAAACCTGTCTGATACAAGCTGTTCCACAGAATTAATGGCATTTATCACCAGAACTGAAACTGCGGCACAGACAATATCTTCTCCGGAAACAGCGTATCCTGCGTGTCCCTTACAGCGAAATGCTGTGTATTCCTGTTCTCTGTTTTTATAAACTGTGATACAGATCATAATATTCCTGTCACTTAACCATTAATCTTTTCAATCTTTACTTTGGTGAAGGACTGTCTGTGACCGTTCTTCTTGTGATAGCCGGTTTTTCTCTTATACTTGTAAACGATGACTTTCTTTCCTCTTCCGTTTTCCACTACGGAAGCCTCAACAGTTGCGTTTGCTGCATCTGTTCCAACTTTCAGAGAACCGTCGTTTACTGCCAGTACATCGTCAAAAGTAACTTTTTCACCAGCTTCCAGACCAAGTTTTTCAATGGTAATGATATCGCCTTCAGATACTTTGTACTGTTTACCACCTGTTGCTATAATTGCGTACATATGGCACCTCCTATTATCATTACTCGCCAGTTATGGTGCTGCAACTGCAGTCTTTCAAACCTCACTGTGCGGCATACTCATAGAGAATAGCATAAAAATGCTGACAAGTCAATGGTTTTTTACCTGTTCTGCCAGAGATTTTCTGACTTTTTTCCGTGTCACTTCCACAAGGTTCAGTTTTGTCCGGTCCACTACCTGAACCGGGACAGAATCTGTGCGGACTGCGCTGCGCAATGTCTGCATCAGAAGTTCCTGGGCCTCTGCGGACTTCATGTCAATAAAATCTATAATAATGATACCGGAAAGATTGCGGAGCCTGAGCTGACGCGCCAGCTCCCAGGCAGCCTCCAGATTAATCTTAAGGTAATGTTCCTGCGCCTGTTTTCCGGAAATGCTTTTGCCTGAATTTACATCCACTACCGTTAAAGCCTCCGTGGGCTGTATAATTAAATAGCCTCCGGATTTCAGCCATACCTTTTCCTGAAGGGCTTCCTGCAGCCGGATGTCCAGATGGTAAAGTTTGTTCAGGCTTAACAGGCTGTCTTCATAAAAAGTAAGTTTCTGTTTTTCTTCCGGTTGGGCATGTTCAAAATAAGAGCTGATTTTTTCTGAAAGTTCCCGGTCGTCGGTAATTACTGTTTCCAGCTGTGAGCGGTTCAGGCCCTGAAGGACATGGAGATATTCCGGCGTACTCTCTTTCAGGCAGGAAAAAACGGTGCGGCAGGGAGCGGTCTTCTTAAGATATATAAACTCTTCCTTTAATTTCTCATACTCATTTAAAATCTCCTGTCTGGAAGCAAATGCTGCATTTGTGCGGACAATTATTCCAAAATCACTGTTTTTCTCAAAAGTTAAATCCTGCCTTAATTCTTCCCGCTTTTCTTCGTCCAGTTTTCTGGAAATACCCAGAGTGATATTCTCACTGGTCAGAACAAGATAATTTCCTGTGAGGTTCAGGTTGGTGGTGACTCTGGGAGGTTTGGATTTGCTGCTTTCCTGAGATACCTGTACCACAAGTTCGTCTCCCTGTACCAGCCTGGGGCTGTTAATCTTTTTCACATACAGAGGATGTTTCAGTTCTTCCAGAGGATAGTAACAGGATGTGCCCGGAGCAATCTCAATAAAGGCGGCGTTCAGGTTTTTTACGATATTTTTTACCCGGCCCACATAAATATTTCCCAGAATGCTCTGCTGCCCGTCAGGTTCCAGATGAAGTTCCAGTATTTTTTTTCCCTGATAAAGTGCAGTTGCAATATAAGTTCTGTTATTCCACTTAAGCCTGGTCACCAGCAATGTCGTTCCCATAAATAATGTCCTCACCTAATTCTCCCAGTGCGAAAAATTCCGGAAATGTTTTCTTTTTTTCTGTCCAGGATTGCTTTAACTGTTTCAGGTATTTTTCGTATAATTTCCGCTCCTGCTCTCCTTTTACAGGAATTTCTTCCGATTTTGCATAAACTTCAAGACGATGTATCTGAATGTCCCAGGGCTCATAATCCTGATTGCAGAATCTGCTGAAGGCTTCCAGTACAAGTTCCGGCTTAATATTGTCGCTGCTTCCGGTACATACCCTTAAGAAGATTCCATGATTTCCGGCAGGAGTCTCTTTCAGATTCGGGTATTCTTCCTGGAGGTTTACCATCTTCATCTCATAGATTAAGGGCTTTAAGTTTAACTCCATCCGGCTTTTTTTGGTCTGTTTGGTAATCAGAATTTCCGGCTGGCCCTCATAAAAATCATGAATCTGCTGCCTGAGACGTTCCGGTGAGGAAAAAAGTCCTTTCTGTTCCTCTCCGGCATACAGGAGATAATCGGCGGCTGCCACCAGAGACATGGCGGTCTTGGCTGTATCCGGCAGCTTTTTGTATTCCAGAACAGAGATTCCTTCCACCATAACACGGTTTAAGTCTTCCAGGGATTCCTGGCTGGATTTGGAAGATTTTACTTCGATATCAAAGTATTCTCCGTCGCTGGTGACGCCCACGCCCAGGGGCGCTGCAAAGGACATAATCTGATGGGGGCTGTAGCCTTCGGAATA is from Lachnospiraceae bacterium JLR.KK002 and encodes:
- a CDS encoding ribosomal-processing cysteine protease Prp; its protein translation is MICITVYKNREQEYTAFRCKGHAGYAVSGEDIVCAAVSVLVINAINSVEQLVSDRFDLTTDSDTGRIDFSLKEGYSESSLLLLRSLVLGLQGIQKNYGKKYVSLTFEEV
- the rplU gene encoding 50S ribosomal protein L21 translates to MYAIIATGGKQYKVSEGDIITIEKLGLEAGEKVTFDDVLAVNDGSLKVGTDAANATVEASVVENGRGKKVIVYKYKRKTGYHKKNGHRQSFTKVKIEKING
- a CDS encoding ribonuclease E/G; its protein translation is MGTTLLVTRLKWNNRTYIATALYQGKKILELHLEPDGQQSILGNIYVGRVKNIVKNLNAAFIEIAPGTSCYYPLEELKHPLYVKKINSPRLVQGDELVVQVSQESSKSKPPRVTTNLNLTGNYLVLTSENITLGISRKLDEEKREELRQDLTFEKNSDFGIIVRTNAAFASRQEILNEYEKLKEEFIYLKKTAPCRTVFSCLKESTPEYLHVLQGLNRSQLETVITDDRELSEKISSYFEHAQPEEKQKLTFYEDSLLSLNKLYHLDIRLQEALQEKVWLKSGGYLIIQPTEALTVVDVNSGKSISGKQAQEHYLKINLEAAWELARQLRLRNLSGIIIIDFIDMKSAEAQELLMQTLRSAVRTDSVPVQVVDRTKLNLVEVTRKKVRKSLAEQVKNH
- a CDS encoding TIGR03936 family radical SAM-associated protein, which translates into the protein MNIRIKFQKYGVMKFVGHLDMMRYFQKAIRRAGIDISYSEGYSPHQIMSFAAPLGVGVTSDGEYFDIEVKSSKSSQESLEDLNRVMVEGISVLEYKKLPDTAKTAMSLVAAADYLLYAGEEQKGLFSSPERLRQQIHDFYEGQPEILITKQTKKSRMELNLKPLIYEMKMVNLQEEYPNLKETPAGNHGIFLRVCTGSSDNIKPELVLEAFSRFCNQDYEPWDIQIHRLEVYAKSEEIPVKGEQERKLYEKYLKQLKQSWTEKKKTFPEFFALGELGEDIIYGNDIAGDQA